The Swingsia samuiensis genome contains the following window.
TGACGAACGTACCTGGTCGGATTGGAAGAGTGACAATGGTCCCAAGAAGGGCGGTATCAAAATAATTTGCCCGTTCTGTAAAGCCGCGGTCGTTCTCTTTTGGATAGTGCCAATCCCGTCGAAATCCAAAAGATAATGCACAAAAAAGAATGAGCCCAGAAGTAAAACGTATTGGGATAGAACCTTTAAAGGTCAGGGTGGCAAGCGTTATAATCCATATGCATAAAGGAATATAAAAATAGCGCATACCCGTATTGGGAACAAGGAACGCATCCCATGCTGTAGTGGAACTGCCTGCGGGATGAGTTAACCCAGCCGTTAAAACGATTGTTGCAAAGATAAGAGGAAGGCGTAGGGCAGAGATTTTTTGGAAAGCGTAAAGGCACAAGAGAAGCCCAACCAATGTAATGCCCCATGGAAGCCACCCTGTTTGCCAGCTATGTAAAAGCTCAAGTTGTTTTATATGATCTCGCCCAATAACAGGAGAAAGAAAAAGCGGCCCACCAAGTATCTGTGTAAATTTAGAGGGAGATGCTCCAAGGTTAGGGAGCATGTGGGTACGCTCTCCTGTTAGAAGAATTGTGGTGCATTGGATGATAGCCGTGCTCATGACGATGCAAAAACGAGTAATATTCGTTGATGAGCGCTCTATCGCCGTGCGCAGGAATGCGACAGGAAGTAAGAATAAGCAGAATGGCCCACTTAAACCCGAAAGGATAAGAAAGCTGATATCGAAGAGTTTGTCGGCTATCGAACGTGGTGGTGCTGAGCAAACAATTAAGAGTGCTAAAAAAGCGAGGTGCCACTGACTATTTGTCAGATTGACATATACCTCCCATGAGTTGGGGATAAGACAAACAAGGGTTGCTATAAAAAATCGGAAGATGGTCGAAGGAAACAGGTTTTTACATCTGGGAGAGAGTAAAAAAGCGCATGGAAGCCATTGAAAGAAAAAGGCCATAACAGCAAAAAGAGTTGGGATATCTCTTAAGGGTAAGAGTAAGCTGCTAAAAGCTACAATCCGATCGTCAGTTTGAAGGTATCCGGTATGGGGTAAATAAAGAGACGATATTCCATAATGGTACGCATCAGGAAACCAAAACCAACCATCTTCTCCCCAAAATTGAGCATGCAGTAAAACATCCGGTTCTCTTGAGAAAAGCAAGAGACTAAGGATTAAATAGCCTAGAGAATAGAATAGAGTTTTACTGCGAAGAGGCATGCAGTTATTTTCTTTCTATAAACTCTTTGAGGATTTTTGGATAAAGTGTGTGCTCTTCTACGAGTACGCGCCCAGCAAGACTTTCAGGAGTGTCATCTGCCAAAACAGGAACACGAGCTTGACCAAGGATGGGACCTTCATCAACACCGCTGGTTACAAGATGGACAGTGCAACCATGTTCGTGTGCGCCTGCTTTAATCGCGGCTTCATGGGTATGAAGCCCGGGAAAGGCCGGTAGTAGGCTAGGATGAATGTTTAGCATTTTGCCGTACCATTTTTCTACAAGCCATGGCGTTAAAACGCGCATATACCCTGCCAGACAAATCAGTTCAGCGCCTGAAGCTTTGACCGCTTCATGAACTTTTCGTTCATGTGCTTCTCGGTCTTTACCAAAAGTTTTGTGATCAATAACTTGCGTTGTTAATTGAGCATTGCGAGCAACGTCTAAGCCTATAGCATCAGGGCGGTTGCTTAAAACCAAACTGATGCGCGCAGGGAAGTCTGGCTTTTCACATGCTTCAATGAGAGCTTTCATATTGCTTCCGCGGCCACTGATGAGGACCGCGATCGGTAGTTTTTGTTTCATGAAAAAGAAACCGGGCTTTCAAGTCTATAAACCGTATCGGATTGAGTAACTTTTCCGATACGATAAGCTACTTCGCCACTGTTTTTCAAAGCAGTTAATACTTTATCGGGTTCAGATGTGACAAGAACCATGCCGATACCACAATTGAAGACACGCAGCATTTCATCGCTAGCAACATTGCCTGTTTTTGCGAGCCATTTGAAAACATTCGGTACAGGCCACGCAGAACCATCAATGGAGACACCTAAGCCTTCAGGAAGGACGCGAGGGAGATTCCCCGGCAAGCCACCGCCTGTAATATGGGCGCAACCGTTGAGAAGGCCTTGCTGGTGCAAGCTTAGGACTGTTTTCACATACAGTTTTGTTGGTGTCAGAAGGGCCTCGGCAAGAGTGCGGCCTGTTTCAAATGGCGCGGCATCCTTCCATGATAATCCAGAGCGACGCACAACTTCACGCACAAGGGAGAAGCCGTTGGAATGCACTCCAGAAGAAGGGAGGCCAATGAGAGTATCGCCAGCTTTGATGTTGGTTGGTAATAAATTACCGCGTTCTGCAGCGCCAACACTGAATCCGGCCAGATCATAATGGCCTTTGTCATACATGCCGGGCATTTCAGCTGTTTCACCACCTACTAAAGCACACCCAGATTCAGCACATGCCTGAGCTATTCCTTTAATAACGGTTGATGCGTCTTCAATAGACAGTTTGCCAGTCGCAAGGTAATCAAGGAAGAACAAAGGAGTAGCTCCTTGAACGACAAGGTCGTTGACGCACATAGCAACCAAGTCAATTCCGACTTCGTCATGTTTCCCGGCTTCAATCGCAACCATAAGTTTTGTGCCGACACCATCGGTGCAACTGACAAGAACAGGGTCCTTAAAACCGGCCGCTTTTAAGTCAAAAAGAGCACCAAAACCACCTAATCCTCCCATTGTTCCAGGGCGGTCTGTTGCTCTGGCTGCGGGTTTGATAGCATCAATAAGAGCGTCTCCAGCGGCGATATCAACACCGGCTTGTGCGTAGCTAGTGCCTTTGGAAGTATCGGAGGTTGGCTTGGTCATGATAGAAGATCTCATAGTTAACGTAGCGTTGTTTTAAAGCATCCTGAGCGCTGGCGGAATGCATGGTAAAGAAACAATTATGAAAAAAGAGCAAGAAAAACCAGTAAATGTGCACGATGCTGCTTCACAAATAGCATTTCCCTTACGTTGTGTGTCCGCCATGACGGCGGATCGTTTTATTGTCAGCCCATCAAATGCGGCGGCTCGAGCATGGTTAATGCGGAGTATATGGCCAGATGGGCGCTTATGGCTATGGGGGCCAGCCGGCACAGGAAAAACACATTTATTAACAGTTTGGGCGTATGAGCATGATGCCACAGTGCTGGATGCTCGTCTTTTTTCACGGTCTTCATCAGGAGGGCGTGTTCGGGTTCAGGGTAATTTGGCACTTGATAATGCCGATTCGCCCGGTGATGAAGCCACGATGCTGCATTTATTAAATGATGCTGTGGCGCAAGGGGATCATGTTTTAATGGTGGGGCGTATGCCTCCTTCTCGGACGCATTTTGCCCTTCCTGACTTGGCCAGTCGGTTAAGGGCGACTGCAACAACGGCGACTGAAAACCCAGATGATGAGTTGAGAGCAACTTTGCTTTTATCTTTGTTGGCAGATCGGCAGCTTGTGGTTTCTCAATCCGTTACAGAATGGCTGTGGAAACACTTGCCTCGGACGGGAAGTGCCTTAGTTCGTGCTGTAGAGCGATTGGATGAAGTGGCTTTAGCGAGAGGGATACCAATTACACGCGGGTTAGCGCAGGAAATATTACCTGATTTGCTTTTGCCTGATCATGAATAAATGGCTGACAATTGACAGAGTTTTGTAAAGATTCGATGCTGTAACAGTGTTCCTGTTAAGATTTTTGGAAGAGTGCACGTGACGACCGACAAAGACCAGTCATCCTCCTCACGCCGTAATCGTCAACCACGTGAGGGGAAAATGACGCCAGCAGCAAGCCGGGCAAGGCGTCGTCGAATGGTTGTGCCTACGCGACAGGATTATGAAGATATTGTTCGCTCTCCATATCGATTTATTAATCGTGAGTTATCATGGTTGGATTTCAATCAGCGCGTAATTGAAGAAGCAGAGAATGCACGAAATCCGTTATTGGAAAGGATTCGTTTTTTATCAATCAGTGCCAGCAATCTGGATGAATTTTTTTCTGTGCGCGTTGCCGGGCTGGTTGGGCAGGTTCGTGAAGGAATGATCGTGCGTAGCCCGGATGGAGCAACGCCTGTTCAACAGTTGTCCGCGGTTCGTAAAAAGGCTCATTTTTTAATAGAAGAGCAACAAAGGGTTTGGAAGCTTCTTGAGGTAGAACTTAAAGAAAAGAATATTTCAATTGTAAATAGTTTAGACGCTCTGGATGAACGTGACCGTCAGGAGCTGTCGGCTATTTTTGATGAGCGCGTTTTTCCTGTTCTAACGCCATTAGCTGTTGATTTATCCCATCCGCTGCCTTTTATCCCAAATATGGGATTAGCGCTGGTAATGCGTTTGAAAGATCCTGTCACGCTTAATCATGTGATGGATGGGCTTGTTCTTCTTCCAACACAAGTGTCTCGTTTCTTGCGTTTGCCCGATCGTCTTGATGAAAATGGTAGGGCATTGGGTGAGATACGTTTTATCCTGTTGGAAGATCTTATTCGTTTGTTTGCGGATCGCTTATTCCCAGGCTTGATGATTGGAGCAGCTGGGGTATTGCGCGTTATCCGTGATACGGATGTTGAGTTTGAAGATGAAGCGGAAGACCTAGTCCGTTCTTATGAAACAGCATTAAAACAGCGCCGGCGTGGTGTTTGTATTTATTTGGCGTTGGATCAAAATTTGCCAGAAACTCTCGGGCGCGAGATGGGAGAAGAGCTTGGCGTCGGTGAGGAAGATATTGTCACTGTGCCTCATCTGGTGGGAATTAGTGATTTAAAGCAATTGATCGTTGATGATCGGCCTGATCTTGTTTTCCCATCCTATACGCCACGCTTTCCAGAGCGTATTCTGGATTATGATGGGGATTGCTTTGCGGCTATCCGCTCGAAAGATATTCTTGTTCATCATCCATTTGAAAGTTTTGATGTTGTCGTACAGTTTTTACGTCAAGCGGCGCTGGATCCTAATGTCTTAGCGATTAAGCAGACACTGTACCGTACTTCTCGTGATAGCCCCATTGTTCATGCCCTTATAGAAGCTGCGGAATCAGGAAAATCTGTAACGGCGATGGTTGAGCTTAGGGCTCGTTTTGATGAAGAAGCTAATATCCGCCTAGCGCGTACTTTAGAGGCCGCCGGCGTGCAGGTGGTCTTTGGATTTGCTCATTTAAAGACGCATGCCAAAATGAGCTTGGTTGTTCGACGGGAAGGCAGCACATTAAAGACTTATGCTCACTTTGGAACAGGGAACTATCACCCCATAACAGCGCGTATTTATACTGACTTATCGTTTTTCACATGTGACCCGCAGTTATCTGCTGATTCTGCTCGTTTATTTAACTATATGACGGGTTACGCGACGCCTGCTAAAATGGAGGCTCTGGCGTTTTCTCCTGTAACTATTCGTTCTACTTTAGAGCAATTGATCCGAGATGAGATTTCTTTTGCCAAAGAGGGTAAGCCTGCAAAAATTTGGCTGAAAATGAATAGTTTGGTAGATGCAGAACTGATTGACTTAC
Protein-coding sequences here:
- the purN gene encoding phosphoribosylglycinamide formyltransferase, with protein sequence MKQKLPIAVLISGRGSNMKALIEACEKPDFPARISLVLSNRPDAIGLDVARNAQLTTQVIDHKTFGKDREAHERKVHEAVKASGAELICLAGYMRVLTPWLVEKWYGKMLNIHPSLLPAFPGLHTHEAAIKAGAHEHGCTVHLVTSGVDEGPILGQARVPVLADDTPESLAGRVLVEEHTLYPKILKEFIERK
- a CDS encoding DnaA/Hda family protein: MKKEQEKPVNVHDAASQIAFPLRCVSAMTADRFIVSPSNAAARAWLMRSIWPDGRLWLWGPAGTGKTHLLTVWAYEHDATVLDARLFSRSSSGGRVRVQGNLALDNADSPGDEATMLHLLNDAVAQGDHVLMVGRMPPSRTHFALPDLASRLRATATTATENPDDELRATLLLSLLADRQLVVSQSVTEWLWKHLPRTGSALVRAVERLDEVALARGIPITRGLAQEILPDLLLPDHE
- a CDS encoding RNA degradosome polyphosphate kinase, with amino-acid sequence MTPAASRARRRRMVVPTRQDYEDIVRSPYRFINRELSWLDFNQRVIEEAENARNPLLERIRFLSISASNLDEFFSVRVAGLVGQVREGMIVRSPDGATPVQQLSAVRKKAHFLIEEQQRVWKLLEVELKEKNISIVNSLDALDERDRQELSAIFDERVFPVLTPLAVDLSHPLPFIPNMGLALVMRLKDPVTLNHVMDGLVLLPTQVSRFLRLPDRLDENGRALGEIRFILLEDLIRLFADRLFPGLMIGAAGVLRVIRDTDVEFEDEAEDLVRSYETALKQRRRGVCIYLALDQNLPETLGREMGEELGVGEEDIVTVPHLVGISDLKQLIVDDRPDLVFPSYTPRFPERILDYDGDCFAAIRSKDILVHHPFESFDVVVQFLRQAALDPNVLAIKQTLYRTSRDSPIVHALIEAAESGKSVTAMVELRARFDEEANIRLARTLEAAGVQVVFGFAHLKTHAKMSLVVRREGSTLKTYAHFGTGNYHPITARIYTDLSFFTCDPQLSADSARLFNYMTGYATPAKMEALAFSPVTIRSTLEQLIRDEISFAKEGKPAKIWLKMNSLVDAELIDLLYEASQAGVKVVGIVRGICCLRPGVAGLSENIEIKSIVGRFLEHSRIFAFGNGHRMPSQKAKVFISSADWMVRNMDWRVEAMVPITNPTAHTQILSQIMTMNIRDNLQSWILSKDGCWHRMASSSHPFSAHDYFMHNPSLSGRGSAARDKALSEVNRPRARPDRILED
- the purM gene encoding phosphoribosylformylglycinamidine cyclo-ligase, with the protein product MTKPTSDTSKGTSYAQAGVDIAAGDALIDAIKPAARATDRPGTMGGLGGFGALFDLKAAGFKDPVLVSCTDGVGTKLMVAIEAGKHDEVGIDLVAMCVNDLVVQGATPLFFLDYLATGKLSIEDASTVIKGIAQACAESGCALVGGETAEMPGMYDKGHYDLAGFSVGAAERGNLLPTNIKAGDTLIGLPSSGVHSNGFSLVREVVRRSGLSWKDAAPFETGRTLAEALLTPTKLYVKTVLSLHQQGLLNGCAHITGGGLPGNLPRVLPEGLGVSIDGSAWPVPNVFKWLAKTGNVASDEMLRVFNCGIGMVLVTSEPDKVLTALKNSGEVAYRIGKVTQSDTVYRLESPVSFS